In one Pseudomonas fitomaticsae genomic region, the following are encoded:
- a CDS encoding isocitrate/isopropylmalate dehydrogenase family protein, translating to MRILVLPGDGIGPEIVESSMSVLRAANRKFDLGLEFDYDDVGFTSLEKYGTTLREEVLEKAKGYGGIILGTQSHADYPVPEKGGRNVSAGFRIGLDLYANVRPARTRPFLTSNMKDGKTMDLVIMREATEGFYPDRNMSRGWGEVMPTPDMALSTRKITRHCSERIARRAFELAMKRGKKVTAIHKANSFHMTDGLFLECVRNVAKDFPEVALDDLLVDASTAHLVRNPERFDVLVATNFYGDIISDLASELSGSLGLAGSMMASDIHCCAQAQHGSAPDIAGQDKANPVSMILSVGMLLQWMGEHHDKPALIDAGLEMDKAVDAVLKNPEQRTPDLGGSFGTKAFGEAVAKVILG from the coding sequence ATGCGTATTTTGGTTCTTCCTGGTGATGGTATTGGTCCGGAAATCGTGGAGTCGTCGATGTCGGTCCTGCGAGCCGCCAACAGAAAATTCGATTTGGGCCTGGAATTCGATTACGACGACGTCGGTTTCACTAGCCTTGAAAAGTACGGCACCACCTTGCGTGAAGAGGTGCTGGAAAAGGCCAAGGGCTACGGCGGCATCATCCTGGGCACACAGTCCCACGCCGATTATCCGGTGCCGGAGAAGGGCGGCCGTAACGTCTCCGCCGGCTTCCGCATTGGCCTGGACCTGTATGCCAACGTGCGTCCTGCGCGTACCCGTCCGTTCCTGACGTCGAACATGAAGGACGGTAAGACGATGGACCTGGTCATCATGCGCGAAGCGACGGAAGGCTTTTACCCGGACCGCAACATGAGCCGCGGTTGGGGTGAAGTAATGCCCACGCCTGACATGGCACTGTCGACCCGCAAGATCACCCGCCATTGCAGTGAGCGCATCGCTCGTCGCGCCTTTGAGCTGGCCATGAAACGTGGCAAAAAGGTCACCGCCATTCACAAGGCCAACAGTTTCCACATGACCGATGGCCTGTTTCTGGAATGCGTGCGCAACGTGGCCAAGGACTTCCCTGAAGTCGCGCTGGACGACCTGCTGGTCGATGCCTCGACAGCTCACCTGGTGCGTAACCCCGAGCGCTTTGACGTGCTGGTCGCGACGAACTTCTACGGCGACATCATCAGCGACCTGGCGAGTGAGTTGTCCGGCAGCCTGGGGCTCGCTGGTTCGATGATGGCCAGCGACATTCATTGCTGCGCGCAGGCCCAGCACGGTTCTGCGCCTGATATTGCTGGCCAGGACAAGGCCAACCCGGTGTCGATGATTCTTTCGGTGGGCATGCTGCTGCAATGGATGGGCGAGCACCATGATAAACCGGCCTTGATCGATGCCGGTCTGGAAATGGACAAGGCCGTCGATGCCGTGCTGAAGAACCCTGAGCAGCGTACACCGGACCTGGGTGGTTCGTTTGGCACCAAGGCCTTTGGCGAAGCGGTTGCCAAGGTCATCCTGGGCTGA
- a CDS encoding lactonase family protein, producing MFIYVGCRTTRERNARGDGINVYSVDAHTGCLSHVQLVDGLINPSFLAISKQQDFLYCVHGDTDQASAFGIHSDGTLSYLNSQNTHGHNPAHLAISPDGGFLVVSNHYSGSVVVLPILASGELGELCDQVSTDGPIGPHRVEQKNPKPHFNPFDPSGRFVLVPDKGLDRIFTYRFDSPLGKLLPAAYPFIATRKGAGPRHVAFHPGLPVVYSVNELDSTVGTYRFDSQTGELKPQQVISALPDSFTGDSTAAEIEVDGAGRFLYASNRGSDTIALFSIDPQSGWLTFKSATPTEGRTPRFFALSPDGQFMYVANEDSDTIVVFRVDPTTGALTSTGEVIETGSPVCMVFGSQKA from the coding sequence ATGTTTATTTACGTAGGCTGCCGTACCACTCGTGAAAGAAATGCTCGCGGTGATGGTATCAACGTTTACAGCGTGGATGCTCACACAGGCTGCCTGAGCCATGTGCAGCTGGTTGATGGGTTGATTAACCCCTCGTTCCTGGCCATCAGCAAACAACAGGACTTTCTGTATTGCGTCCATGGCGATACAGATCAGGCCAGCGCATTCGGGATTCACTCCGACGGCACACTGAGTTATCTCAATAGCCAAAATACCCACGGTCACAATCCTGCTCATCTGGCAATTTCGCCGGACGGCGGTTTTCTCGTAGTGAGCAATCACTACAGTGGTTCGGTCGTTGTTCTACCGATCCTCGCTTCGGGTGAGTTGGGTGAACTCTGTGATCAGGTGTCGACTGACGGGCCGATCGGACCCCATCGAGTGGAGCAAAAAAATCCGAAACCACATTTCAACCCATTTGATCCCAGCGGAAGATTTGTGCTCGTTCCGGACAAGGGGCTGGATCGGATTTTCACTTATCGATTCGACTCTCCATTGGGTAAGTTGCTGCCGGCAGCCTACCCGTTTATCGCCACGCGTAAAGGCGCGGGTCCGCGTCACGTCGCATTCCATCCAGGGCTGCCGGTTGTCTACTCGGTCAATGAGCTGGATTCGACTGTCGGTACCTATCGTTTCGACAGCCAAACCGGGGAGCTCAAGCCACAACAGGTGATCTCGGCGTTGCCTGATTCCTTTACTGGCGACAGCACGGCCGCTGAGATCGAGGTGGATGGGGCTGGGCGCTTCCTGTATGCCTCGAACAGAGGCAGTGACACGATTGCTCTCTTCAGCATCGACCCGCAGTCGGGTTGGCTGACATTCAAGTCGGCGACGCCGACGGAAGGCCGGACGCCACGGTTTTTTGCATTGTCACCCGACGGGCAATTCATGTACGTCGCCAATGAGGACAGCGATACGATCGTGGTTTTCAGGGTTGATCCAACGACAGGTGCCCTGACCTCCACAGGTGAGGTCATTGAGACAGGCAGCCCAGTGTGTATGGTTTTTGGTAGCCAGAAGGCATGA
- the otnC gene encoding 3-oxo-tetronate 4-phosphate decarboxylase → MNTEAQLREEICVVGKSLYERGYTVGSAGNISARLEDGWLITPTDACLGRLRPEEIAKVSKDGTWVSGSKPSKTLELHRQVYDRNPDVNGVVHTHSTSLVALTLAGVWDKDDILPPLTPYQVMKVGHIPLVAYQRPGSPDVAAQVARLANTVRGVMLERLGPVVWESSVSKASFALEELEETAKLWIMSNPKPAPLGEEAIEDLRRVFAVKW, encoded by the coding sequence TTGAACACCGAAGCACAACTACGTGAAGAAATTTGCGTCGTCGGAAAAAGCCTCTATGAGCGCGGCTATACCGTCGGCAGTGCGGGGAACATTAGTGCGCGCCTGGAGGACGGTTGGTTGATCACCCCCACTGATGCCTGCCTGGGAAGGCTGCGGCCAGAAGAAATAGCCAAAGTCAGCAAGGACGGCACTTGGGTCTCCGGCAGTAAGCCTTCAAAAACCCTAGAGCTGCACCGCCAGGTGTATGACCGCAACCCCGACGTGAACGGCGTCGTTCATACGCATTCGACCTCACTCGTAGCACTGACGCTTGCCGGTGTCTGGGATAAAGACGATATCCTTCCGCCGCTGACCCCTTATCAAGTCATGAAGGTTGGCCACATCCCGTTGGTCGCTTACCAGCGTCCAGGCTCACCCGATGTAGCCGCACAGGTTGCGCGATTAGCTAACACCGTGCGGGGTGTCATGCTTGAGCGACTAGGCCCGGTGGTTTGGGAAAGTTCGGTCTCGAAAGCAAGCTTCGCCCTGGAAGAGCTCGAGGAAACGGCGAAGCTGTGGATCATGAGCAATCCCAAGCCCGCACCGCTAGGTGAAGAGGCGATTGAAGACCTGCGACGAGTCTTCGCCGTCAAGTGGTAA
- the dctA gene encoding C4-dicarboxylate transporter DctA, producing the protein MKTALLRPLKPLYIQVLLGVILGTLFALFDAKAAVEMKVLGDVFIKLIKMVVAPVVFATVVVGIARMGDIRSVGRVGAKALLYFEIVTTAALVIGLVVAHLMQPGAGMNIDPKSLDMSAVAGYAKIAGEQSLREFFLHIIPDSVMGAFVNGDILPVVFLAVLFGVALAQGGKRVATFVDVIDQGLITLFSIIGYLMKFAPIGAFGAIAFTVGKYGVGSLATLGYLMMAFYTTCILFIFGILGLILKVCGVNIFVFLSYLKTELLITLGTASAEPALPGLLQKLEKLGCQKSVVGLVVPTGYAFNLDGVCIYLTMSVIFIAQATNTPLTLSQELTVLAIGLFTSKGMSGVPGGGFVALAATLASVHVLPLSAIALLVGIDRFMGEARAVTSIIGNAVAGIVISKWEGALDTDRMNQVLRGEYVEPDPEVETQPYPLQVAQSHTKAEGITTHS; encoded by the coding sequence ATGAAAACAGCATTGCTACGCCCGCTAAAGCCCCTCTACATCCAAGTCTTGCTCGGCGTCATCCTCGGCACCCTTTTCGCGCTCTTTGATGCCAAAGCAGCCGTGGAAATGAAAGTGCTGGGCGATGTCTTCATTAAATTGATCAAGATGGTCGTAGCGCCTGTCGTATTCGCTACGGTGGTGGTAGGTATCGCCAGAATGGGTGACATCCGCTCGGTAGGCCGGGTGGGCGCCAAGGCATTGCTATATTTCGAAATCGTAACCACCGCAGCACTCGTTATCGGCCTGGTCGTCGCACACCTGATGCAACCGGGTGCAGGCATGAACATCGACCCCAAGAGTCTGGACATGTCAGCGGTGGCCGGCTATGCAAAGATTGCCGGTGAGCAGTCACTGCGAGAGTTTTTCCTGCACATCATTCCTGACTCGGTGATGGGTGCTTTCGTGAATGGAGATATCCTGCCAGTTGTGTTCCTCGCCGTACTCTTTGGCGTGGCATTGGCACAAGGTGGAAAACGAGTGGCCACTTTTGTGGATGTCATCGACCAAGGGCTAATTACGCTATTTTCCATCATCGGCTACCTCATGAAATTCGCGCCCATCGGCGCTTTCGGCGCCATTGCATTCACTGTCGGCAAATACGGAGTCGGGAGCCTGGCGACGCTCGGTTACCTGATGATGGCGTTCTACACCACCTGCATCCTGTTCATTTTTGGGATTCTGGGCCTCATTTTGAAAGTGTGCGGCGTGAACATCTTCGTCTTTTTAAGCTACCTGAAGACTGAGCTTTTGATCACTCTGGGAACCGCCAGCGCGGAGCCGGCACTGCCGGGACTGCTGCAAAAACTGGAGAAGCTGGGCTGCCAGAAAAGCGTGGTAGGCCTTGTCGTACCGACTGGGTATGCCTTCAATCTGGATGGTGTCTGTATTTACCTGACCATGTCCGTGATCTTTATTGCGCAGGCAACCAACACTCCGCTTACGCTCTCCCAGGAGCTGACGGTACTGGCAATCGGTCTATTCACATCCAAAGGCATGAGCGGCGTACCCGGCGGTGGATTTGTCGCCTTGGCAGCCACCCTGGCGAGTGTCCATGTACTGCCGCTCAGCGCCATTGCGTTGCTGGTAGGCATCGACCGATTCATGGGCGAAGCGCGAGCCGTCACATCGATCATTGGCAACGCCGTGGCCGGGATCGTGATCTCGAAATGGGAAGGTGCATTGGACACGGACCGTATGAACCAGGTCCTGCGTGGCGAATATGTCGAGCCAGATCCGGAGGTCGAAACGCAGCCATATCCTCTTCAGGTCGCTCAAAGCCACACTAAAGCTGAAGGGATTACCACGCACTCCTGA
- a CDS encoding GntR family transcriptional regulator: MASSALVQRIAAEIRQKIQTGELLLGAHLSAQKVADEFNVSRSPAREALVLLSEQNVLEQLPNRGFFVLESVQAPTQIHDEVLPLEEPDEYYRLSEDWLNNAIPSEVTEQFLRTRYDLTKAQVIDILNRAAKVGWAEPKPGYGWRFLDVAKTPETLEQIYKVRSLIEPAALLEPTYLHDLAKLRRLKKEQQDMLDGGIDSLPADVLLKNGIRFHEEFIKLSGNPLYHMILVQMNNMRRLIEYRSMIDRKRLYKQCAEHIRMIELVEQGLNLEAAHLMKQHLSGSFAHKSPILKLRSESTEASPFGREHVEHRSTTT, encoded by the coding sequence ATGGCCTCAAGCGCCCTCGTACAACGAATTGCTGCTGAGATCCGGCAGAAAATCCAGACCGGTGAACTGTTGCTGGGCGCTCACCTAAGCGCACAAAAAGTTGCCGACGAATTCAACGTTTCTCGCTCTCCGGCGCGAGAAGCGCTGGTCTTGCTTTCGGAGCAAAACGTTCTTGAGCAGCTGCCCAATCGCGGATTCTTTGTGCTGGAGTCTGTGCAGGCCCCGACTCAGATCCACGACGAAGTACTTCCTCTTGAAGAGCCGGACGAATACTACCGACTCTCAGAAGACTGGCTGAACAACGCAATCCCCAGCGAAGTGACGGAGCAGTTCCTGCGCACTCGCTATGACCTCACCAAAGCCCAGGTCATCGACATCCTCAATCGCGCGGCCAAAGTCGGATGGGCTGAGCCGAAACCAGGTTATGGCTGGCGTTTTCTGGATGTGGCGAAGACACCGGAAACCCTCGAACAAATCTACAAGGTGCGTTCGCTGATCGAGCCAGCGGCACTGCTTGAGCCGACTTACCTGCACGATCTGGCCAAGCTCCGACGCTTGAAAAAAGAGCAGCAGGACATGCTCGACGGCGGCATCGATAGCTTGCCGGCAGATGTCCTCCTCAAGAATGGAATTCGCTTCCACGAGGAGTTCATCAAGCTCTCCGGAAACCCGCTGTATCACATGATCCTGGTGCAGATGAACAACATGCGGCGGTTGATCGAATACCGCTCGATGATCGACCGCAAGCGCCTCTACAAGCAATGCGCCGAACACATTCGGATGATCGAGTTAGTGGAGCAAGGCCTTAACCTGGAAGCCGCGCATTTGATGAAGCAGCACCTGAGCGGCTCCTTTGCTCATAAATCCCCGATCTTGAAACTGCGATCGGAGTCCACTGAAGCATCACCTTTTGGGAGAGAACACGTTGAACACCGAAGCACAACTACGTGA
- a CDS encoding AbrB family transcriptional regulator: protein MKTVFTSMRLWWATPVVGIAGALIASSLNWPLPWIIGSMLAVILVRCLGWRVGEIPYGRLTGQWMIATSIGLHFTPVVLEQIVGHFAMMLFAAFLTLCLALLGIEFMRHRGMDLTTAFFAFMPANFSEMIQLGIRHKANVSQIAAAHSVRLVLIVLCVPPAMFFTARISPTAVHARLPSDWYWLLPLLIGGALTAMIWKRCKLPNPWMFGPMALCALFTASFNLQTALPVQLSHYGQLMIGCALGGYFDRQFFRASPTFLLKVSLFTLAMIGCTLVLALGIGYWLGFPVMTLALGMMPGSSTEMYLTAEALNLGVGIVTAMQIMRLVVVMLCAEPVHKAWLKHLRR from the coding sequence ATGAAGACGGTTTTCACTTCCATGCGATTGTGGTGGGCTACGCCCGTCGTTGGTATTGCTGGGGCTCTGATTGCCAGCTCTCTCAATTGGCCGCTCCCTTGGATCATTGGATCGATGTTGGCGGTGATCCTGGTGCGTTGCCTGGGCTGGCGCGTGGGGGAGATTCCTTATGGGCGTCTGACTGGCCAGTGGATGATCGCGACATCCATTGGGTTGCACTTCACGCCTGTGGTGCTTGAGCAGATCGTGGGGCATTTCGCGATGATGTTGTTTGCGGCGTTTCTGACCCTGTGTCTCGCACTGCTCGGCATAGAATTCATGCGGCATCGGGGCATGGACCTGACGACCGCTTTTTTTGCGTTCATGCCGGCTAACTTTTCAGAAATGATTCAATTAGGGATCAGGCACAAGGCCAACGTCAGCCAGATCGCCGCGGCTCATAGTGTGCGTCTGGTGTTGATTGTGCTCTGTGTGCCGCCCGCGATGTTTTTTACCGCGCGAATCTCTCCGACGGCGGTTCATGCTCGTTTGCCGAGTGATTGGTATTGGCTCCTCCCGCTGTTGATAGGCGGAGCGCTGACCGCGATGATCTGGAAGCGCTGCAAATTACCGAACCCTTGGATGTTTGGTCCGATGGCGCTGTGTGCCTTGTTCACTGCCAGCTTCAATTTACAAACAGCGCTGCCCGTGCAGCTCAGTCATTACGGCCAGCTAATGATCGGATGCGCCCTCGGTGGGTATTTTGATCGTCAATTCTTCCGAGCTTCACCAACCTTCCTGCTCAAGGTATCGCTGTTCACCCTGGCGATGATCGGCTGCACCCTGGTCCTGGCGCTTGGTATCGGGTACTGGCTGGGCTTTCCGGTGATGACGCTGGCATTGGGCATGATGCCCGGCAGCAGTACGGAGATGTACCTGACTGCCGAAGCTCTGAACTTGGGAGTCGGCATTGTCACGGCAATGCAGATCATGCGTTTGGTGGTGGTGATGCTGTGTGCTGAGCCAGTGCATAAAGCGTGGTTGAAACACCTTCGTCGTTGA
- the acnA gene encoding aconitate hydratase AcnA, whose protein sequence is MISAADARHLNHLQVGDIRYAYVDLHKILSRDELSSLPYSIRILLENVARCSPAALDGLIACIRDGAPACEVPFYPNRLMFHDTTCLPALADFAGMRDMVAEMGGAPQTMNPMIPAVLVIDHSVIVERYAEPDAVEKNLDIDYRRNTERYEFIKWAQKSLTNFKVVPPGTGIIHQVNMESLATVVWEGRTADGQPLLHPDDIVATDSHTPMINAIGVLGWGVGGLEGQAAMLGEPVPISFPETVGIRLSNELRPGVTATDLALRITQILRAKGVVGKFVEFCGPGLSKLGWAARGTLSNMAPEYGATVVFFPFDDSTMEYMHLTGRSEETIARIQFYLEAQGLWRQDSLPEPHFDDLIELDLGVIEPSVAGPHQPHQWRKLSDAAPSFRQEILGEREGVIARSSDHDAEYFEPSFGQALMHGAISLAAITSCTNTANPSQMIQAGLLARNAQRRGLRSKPWVKTSLSPGSRVVADYLEKAGLLGDFSALGFDLAGFGCMTCIGNSGSLEEHMERFSDQGLKTVVVLSGNRNFEGRVNPRVQVGYLASPALVVAYALAGTINMDIQNEPLGQDAAGNDVYLHELMPTEEQIQALVSQTVRPELFRKRNAMLWDGTHHWQALSASGSVQFPWAPNSTYLRRPVYLQNVKPQDSAELSIQGARVLMVLGDNVTTDHISPASAIPLESQAGRWLIERGENPEDLNQYSTRRSNHEVMMRGAFVNRAVKNQLLERQPGEGGFALAYDGSVQRVYDAALSYVARDVPLVIFAGFNYGAGSSRDWAAKAQATLGVKAVIAQSFERIHRSNLIGMGILPITFAETANVTSLQLRGNESLEFGGLDALRVGANPVTLTINRADGGQTSASLVLQLDSQQEILYLKAGGILPYVVRKVVAQATVLNL, encoded by the coding sequence ATGATTTCAGCCGCCGATGCACGTCATTTAAACCATCTTCAAGTGGGTGACATTCGTTACGCCTACGTGGATCTGCACAAAATACTGAGCCGAGACGAACTCTCTAGCTTGCCCTATTCGATTCGTATCCTGTTGGAGAATGTGGCTCGTTGCTCGCCGGCGGCGCTGGATGGATTGATCGCCTGCATACGGGACGGCGCACCCGCCTGCGAAGTGCCGTTCTATCCCAACAGGTTGATGTTCCACGACACTACCTGTCTGCCGGCGCTGGCCGATTTCGCCGGCATGCGGGATATGGTGGCTGAAATGGGTGGCGCGCCCCAGACCATGAATCCTATGATTCCGGCGGTGTTGGTCATTGATCACTCCGTGATTGTCGAGCGCTATGCCGAGCCAGATGCCGTCGAGAAGAACCTGGACATCGATTATCGGCGAAACACCGAGCGTTACGAATTCATCAAGTGGGCACAAAAGAGCCTGACGAATTTCAAGGTCGTGCCACCTGGCACCGGGATCATCCACCAGGTCAACATGGAGTCACTGGCCACCGTGGTCTGGGAAGGCCGGACCGCCGATGGCCAGCCGCTGCTACATCCTGACGACATCGTGGCAACCGATAGCCACACACCCATGATCAACGCCATTGGTGTGCTGGGCTGGGGCGTGGGGGGGCTGGAGGGGCAGGCAGCCATGCTGGGCGAGCCGGTGCCGATCAGCTTTCCTGAAACCGTTGGCATCCGCTTGAGCAATGAACTGCGACCCGGGGTGACCGCCACCGACTTGGCATTGCGCATCACCCAGATACTTCGTGCCAAAGGCGTGGTGGGCAAATTCGTCGAATTCTGCGGCCCCGGCCTGTCGAAACTCGGCTGGGCGGCACGAGGCACATTGTCGAACATGGCCCCTGAGTACGGTGCCACGGTCGTGTTCTTCCCGTTCGACGACAGCACGATGGAGTACATGCACCTGACGGGGCGCAGCGAGGAGACCATCGCGCGCATTCAATTCTACCTTGAGGCGCAAGGTCTATGGCGCCAGGACTCACTGCCAGAGCCGCACTTCGATGATCTGATCGAACTGGATCTTGGAGTCATCGAGCCCAGTGTCGCCGGGCCGCATCAGCCCCATCAGTGGCGCAAACTGTCGGATGCTGCGCCATCTTTCCGGCAAGAGATCCTGGGTGAGCGGGAGGGCGTCATTGCCCGCTCCTCGGACCATGACGCCGAGTACTTCGAGCCTTCGTTCGGTCAGGCATTGATGCATGGCGCCATCTCTCTGGCCGCGATCACCAGTTGTACCAACACCGCCAATCCAAGCCAGATGATCCAGGCTGGATTGCTGGCTCGTAACGCCCAGCGGCGTGGTTTACGCAGCAAGCCGTGGGTCAAGACTTCGCTATCGCCAGGCTCGCGGGTGGTGGCCGATTACCTAGAGAAAGCGGGCTTGCTGGGTGACTTCTCGGCCTTGGGTTTTGACTTGGCCGGGTTCGGCTGCATGACCTGCATCGGTAACTCGGGCAGCCTCGAAGAGCACATGGAGCGCTTTTCGGACCAGGGGCTCAAGACGGTGGTGGTGTTGTCCGGTAATCGTAACTTCGAGGGACGGGTCAATCCGCGCGTGCAGGTCGGTTACCTGGCTTCGCCGGCGCTGGTCGTTGCCTACGCCTTGGCCGGCACGATCAATATGGATATCCAGAACGAACCGTTAGGACAAGATGCGGCGGGGAATGACGTTTATCTGCATGAGCTGATGCCGACTGAAGAGCAGATTCAGGCACTGGTCAGCCAGACCGTCCGCCCTGAGCTGTTCCGCAAGCGCAACGCGATGCTGTGGGACGGCACTCACCACTGGCAGGCGCTGTCGGCCAGTGGCAGTGTGCAGTTCCCTTGGGCTCCGAATTCGACTTATTTGCGCCGACCTGTTTATCTGCAAAACGTCAAACCCCAGGATAGCGCCGAGCTGTCGATTCAAGGTGCGCGGGTGTTGATGGTACTGGGTGACAACGTCACCACCGACCACATCTCGCCTGCCAGTGCGATTCCTCTCGAAAGCCAGGCCGGGCGGTGGTTGATTGAGCGCGGGGAAAATCCCGAGGACCTCAATCAATACTCGACTCGCCGCAGCAATCACGAAGTGATGATGCGCGGCGCGTTCGTCAATCGGGCGGTGAAGAATCAGCTACTGGAGCGGCAACCCGGGGAGGGGGGATTTGCCCTGGCCTACGACGGTTCTGTACAACGGGTATACGATGCGGCGCTAAGCTATGTCGCCAGGGATGTTCCTCTGGTGATCTTTGCCGGGTTCAACTACGGGGCGGGTTCCAGTCGTGACTGGGCCGCCAAGGCGCAAGCCACGCTGGGTGTCAAAGCTGTCATCGCGCAGAGTTTTGAGCGCATCCATCGCAGCAACCTCATTGGTATGGGTATCTTGCCCATCACGTTTGCAGAGACTGCCAATGTCACGAGTTTGCAACTGAGGGGCAATGAATCACTGGAATTCGGCGGGCTGGACGCGTTGCGGGTGGGTGCGAATCCGGTGACCCTGACGATCAATCGCGCTGACGGAGGGCAGACTTCAGCGTCGTTGGTCCTGCAACTGGATTCCCAGCAGGAAATTCTGTACTTGAAGGCGGGCGGGATTCTGCCGTATGTCGTGCGCAAGGTCGTTGCGCAAGCCACGGTTTTAAACCTATAG
- a CDS encoding ABC transporter substrate-binding protein, with translation MSTPSAEALNDLAPTGVLRAAINFGNPVLAQRNAETGQPQGVSVNLAVELGRQLGVPVELVTYDAAGKVFEALAQQQWNVAFLAIEPVREAQVAFSEPYVIIEGTYLVKNDSAFLKMEDLDQPGVRIAVGQGAAYDLYLSRTQQHASLVRAPTSAGAVDLFLDEGLDAAAGVRQPLLKVAEANSELRVLEGYFTSIRQAMGVPVQCIAGAAYVRAFLEEQKANGFVRKALDDSGQSDVTVAPLQGH, from the coding sequence ATGTCCACCCCTAGCGCAGAAGCCCTGAATGATCTCGCACCGACTGGCGTGCTCAGAGCCGCCATCAACTTTGGCAACCCGGTGCTTGCACAGCGCAATGCCGAAACAGGACAGCCTCAAGGGGTTTCCGTGAACCTGGCCGTGGAGCTGGGCAGGCAACTGGGCGTCCCGGTTGAGCTCGTCACGTATGACGCCGCCGGCAAGGTGTTTGAGGCCTTGGCGCAGCAGCAATGGAACGTTGCGTTCCTGGCCATCGAGCCCGTGCGCGAAGCCCAGGTCGCCTTCAGTGAACCGTACGTGATCATCGAAGGCACCTACCTGGTCAAGAACGACTCTGCGTTCCTGAAGATGGAGGATCTCGATCAACCGGGTGTGCGGATCGCCGTCGGCCAGGGTGCGGCTTACGATTTATACCTGAGCCGAACCCAGCAACATGCATCGCTCGTCCGTGCGCCGACCTCCGCAGGCGCGGTAGACCTGTTTCTGGACGAAGGTCTGGACGCGGCGGCGGGTGTACGTCAGCCACTGCTCAAAGTTGCCGAAGCCAACAGCGAGTTGCGCGTGCTTGAGGGATACTTCACCTCGATTCGCCAAGCGATGGGCGTTCCCGTGCAATGCATCGCAGGTGCAGCCTACGTCAGGGCGTTTCTGGAGGAACAGAAAGCCAACGGCTTCGTCCGCAAGGCTCTCGACGACAGCGGTCAGAGCGACGTCACGGTTGCCCCCTTGCAAGGCCATTGA
- a CDS encoding LysR family transcriptional regulator, with amino-acid sequence MRHDLLSLEIFMAVAEQRNLTKASQLCHLATSAVSKRISELEEKVGSPLFVRYPRGMELTPAGQSLRHYALQVNETLQKMDQELSEYGAGIKGHVRLHAITSALAQQLSLDIGSFLETYPDIKFDIEERVGAAIVRAVSDGRADVGIIAEQTPSLGLETLAYRTDELVVAVPEHHLLAGQAQASFEQTLHYEFIGPHVESSVHRLLTEQAELLGKTVRQRVRVSSFECMCRMVSTNLGICILPRDVLRPYLRPFHLQAVMLAEPWAKRQLQVVARRFEGLPPTARAFVAHLTA; translated from the coding sequence ATGCGCCATGATCTGCTCAGCCTGGAGATCTTCATGGCGGTGGCGGAGCAGCGGAACCTGACAAAGGCGTCGCAACTCTGCCATTTGGCGACGTCCGCGGTGAGTAAGCGGATCAGCGAGCTTGAAGAGAAGGTCGGTTCGCCTCTGTTCGTTCGTTACCCTCGTGGCATGGAGCTGACTCCCGCAGGGCAGTCGCTTCGTCATTACGCGCTGCAGGTCAATGAAACGTTGCAGAAGATGGATCAGGAGCTGAGTGAATACGGCGCTGGCATCAAAGGCCATGTTCGCTTGCACGCGATTACATCCGCGTTGGCGCAACAGTTGAGCCTGGACATCGGCTCGTTCCTCGAAACCTATCCCGATATCAAGTTTGACATTGAGGAGCGCGTTGGCGCTGCGATTGTGCGAGCTGTCTCGGATGGGCGGGCGGATGTTGGCATCATCGCCGAACAAACGCCCTCCCTTGGGTTGGAAACACTGGCCTATCGTACGGATGAATTGGTGGTCGCGGTTCCTGAGCACCATCTACTGGCGGGGCAGGCGCAGGCCAGTTTCGAGCAGACGTTGCACTATGAGTTCATCGGTCCTCACGTAGAAAGCTCGGTACACCGGCTGCTGACTGAACAGGCCGAATTATTAGGCAAAACGGTCAGGCAGCGAGTTCGTGTTTCCAGTTTTGAATGCATGTGCAGGATGGTTTCAACCAATCTGGGCATCTGTATCTTGCCCCGTGATGTGTTGCGTCCTTACCTGCGTCCCTTTCATTTGCAGGCTGTCATGCTAGCCGAGCCCTGGGCCAAGCGTCAGTTGCAAGTCGTCGCTCGACGATTTGAAGGTCTTCCCCCTACTGCCCGTGCGTTCGTCGCGCACTTGACCGCGTAA